A window of Mucilaginibacter robiniae genomic DNA:
ATCGCCTCGGCGGATATGTACAGCGATGTTAAAATGATCCGGATTATAGATTAGCTGGTCATTGTTGCGAGACTTGGCTTTAAAAAATTTATCAGAAATCAGTTTTGTGGTATCACACTGGCGAGTGTATCCTTGATCTAATTCTAGCTCAAATAAAGTATTTGGCTCTTTATAAGATGAAATTATATCTTGTATCAACTTTACCTCATCTGGTTTATCAGGATTAAACCAAGGTAATTTCACCTTCCGGATTGCTTTGTTTCGATATAAAGATAAGGCATGTATTTCTCCTTCACCGAAGCCAAAAAATGAATCCCACTTTTTAGTAGAAAAAGGATAATAAGCATAATTCAGGTTAAAGTAATCAGCAAAGTATAAGCCTGTATTCCAGTTTGCCAGCTGATGACCAATACCAGCTCCGTAATTTGGAGCCTGAGCTAAATACTGCTGCTTTTGAATTTCACCGCTCTTAACTGCAGTATCGTTTTTATGAGTTATGTAGTGCCAGTACGATTTGTATAATTTAAAACGCCAGCTGTTATTTAATGTATTTTCTACTATCTTAGAGTTTATCTTACGTCTTAATCTACCCCATTTTGATTTAGTCTTGTAAAAATGACTATCAATCAAAGCATCATTATGAGGTAAAACAACATTTTTCATAAAGGCAATAATTTTAATTAGAACTAATTTAAATCAAAAAATAACTAACTAATGAGCAACGTTAAAATTGTTCATGAATTGCACATCTTAGTTATATATCTACTTAGCTTAACAGCTAAGCGTAATTGTATTGTAAATTGTTGATTATACAGGCTTTAACTTTATTTTCGAACTAAATACCTTAAGAGATAATAAGTTATCATTGGTATTTCTAAACGCTTCTTGTGGTAAGCTAAGCGTACAAATGTGTATTAATATTTAACAAGGCAGCAATGCTTCTCAACATATAATTGCTAGCTAAGTTAAATCCACAGCTATAAATTACTATATCAAATCACAGTTTTACCCCATTTGCTGTATTATCAATTGCTTTTAAGCCGACTAGTTTTACACCATTAGTAAAGAATGGATATACCTTTTGTTTATGGTAACTAACTATATTATGTGTGAAGGTTACATAATTAGTAGTGATAAAAAATCCATATTCGGTATTTTTACTCATCCCTATTTCATCATTATAACTTAAAATGTTATTAGCTACTGTAAGTAACTGATTAACTTGCGGCGTTGCAGCATAAGTTGACAGAGCCGTTCTTTTATCCTTACCGGCTTTACTAAAGATAAAATGATTACCACTTACAGTAATTTGGTAGTTAACTGCAGTACTCGTAATATCTATACCTTTAGAGGATGGATTTTGTATATTGTTACGTTCAATAGATAAATTGAGCGGATTGTTCCCAAAAACAGCAATTGCTACGTATGTCCCTTTAATTGTGTTATTACGTGTAATACTGTTATTACTGATGTGTGATGACGGTGGCGGAGAGGTGACATTTGACATAATACCGGTTGCTGTCAGTTCATTATCAATAATAGTATTATCAGCTATCAGTATATGATGATTTCCACCTGATTCAATACAATAGGTTTGAGCATCTTCAATAATATTACCTGTAACTTTCGAGTTATATCCTACACAGGATATTCCCATTCCATCAACGCGTTCTTTAATACTTTTTCCTGTACCTTTTATTTTATTAGCAGCAATGGTGGTACCATCCATATATCTAAAATCTTCAATGCCCATACGCCCGGCATTGATAATGGTGTTTTGTATTAACGAAACATCTTTTGATGCACAAGCAGCATTATTACCGGTACCAGTTAAAGCATTTTGATGAGCATTAATAATTGAATTGCCTTTAACTAAAGTACCAGATGCACCATTTTCGGCATATACAATGCCGCAGGTTTTTAGCTTATTACTCAGGATATTGTTTTTTGACGATTGTGGGCCGGTAATCCATACAGCTTCCATACCGGCTTTACCATAAGGTTGATTTAAATTGAAAGTGCAATTACTCACTGTAATGTTTACAGCATCTTTAATTAATACCACAGCATCCAGCCATCCGGTTAAATGAAACCCATTTGTTGCCTTGAAAGTGACGTTCTTGATTACGCTATTACTAACATTTTGAAACTTTAAAAAAGTGCCATTGGCAAGCAAATAACCCGACATGTTATTACCATTTACTAATGTTCCGCCTGTAATATTTACGCCACTAGGTACAATTAGTGTTCTGTTAATGATTAGCGTGCCGGTTAATACCAGATCTTTTCCTTTGTCTAACTGAGCTTGTAAAGCATCTGTATCATCAACACCATTTGAAGCGATTGCTGCATACGCTGGTTGCAGCGCCATGAAAAACAAACTCACCAGCAAAGCGGAACGTAAACGCTTCCACATCACAACTAAGCAGACATTCATTTTTTCTGTATGTAAAAATTGCTCAGATAACTATAGATTTTAAATACTGTGGCTGCTACAAAAATCTGTTTTTCAGATAAGCAAGAATGCCATAAATGTTATTTTCACGAAGCAACCGAATAGCCCGTTGTCCAGAATGACTATAAAAATGATTAAAAGTGTATTTGTCAGCTTCTCTATTTACTTCAACCTTGTCAGGATGCACTAATGGAAATACCATAGTTTCATTCTTAACGCTGGTTTTGGTAGAATCTTTCAAAAAATAATGGGTAGCCTGATCAAAAAAGCCCATATTAACTACCAAGTTCTGGTTAGGTGTTATACATAATCCGCCACTTTTCCATATAGAATAATAAAAATGGAAATCCCATACACTGCTGCTTTCTCTATTAGCTTTGTACAAAGATTTTATCCAATGATTTTTTTCTTTAGTTGAATTAAACACGTAATCGAGCTTACCACTCTTAATTTCTGCTGTAGATTCACTAATGTTCGCTCTGAATATTTGCCAGCTCCTTCTCCAGGTTGCCCATCCCCATGATGCTGGATAATGTGAAAAATAATAACTTGCATTTCCACGCTTTCTTCCACCTTGAAAATTGTTACCACCAATAAACTTTACCACGTCACTATCTTTATACTTTTCCAATAACTCCTCGCAAAATGGAAAAAAGGACAAATTAGGTACACAGTCATCTTCCAGGATCATTCCGGCCTCCACATGTTCAAAAAACCACGAAATAGCCGAACTTACAGCAGGGCCACATCCTAGATTTTTATCTCTGAACAATGTTTTAAGTTCACAATCCCAATCGATTTGTTCAATAATATTTCTGGTTTCACGGCAGGTTTCAACATCACTACTATTGTCTGGCCGAGGGCCATCAGCAGCAACATATAAGTATTTAGGTTTAATCTTTTTTATTTCATTAAACACTTTCTGTGTTAAACCAACTCTATTGAAAATCAAGAATAAAACAGGCGTTTGAAAAGGCTTATTTTGAGCACTTGTGTACTGCATAATGTAATTTTAGCTCTTATAGCTATGAAGCTAGCTATATGTTGGTTGGAAATTATTTTATAAAGTATTAGGAAAAAGAGGTAATGAATAATGCTTTTATCCGAAGTAGTGTATAGTAAAATACTCTGTTATATTGGGCGTTATATTAAGGAAGTTAAAAAGATATTTATGGTACGAACTTAAACATTTTTTGATTTTTATTTAGTATTTTATTCAAAGCAAAATGGTTCATGAATGAAAATAAGTGGAAGTTAAAACTGTAATATGTTCATTCTTATTTTCAAGTGAAGGAAAGCGTTCAGTTATTTTTTTGGCTGGGTTTCCACCGTATATAGAGTATGCTTCTACATCTTTGGTTACTACAGAACCAGCTGCAATAATGCTGCCTGTACCAATTTTAACACCACTCATAATAATTACACCATATCCTACCCACACATCATCTTCTATTACAACCTTTTCATTAAGCCCTTTCCAATTGTAATCTTTATCTCTTATCTGTGATGCCAATCTGATTGGTACTCCTACTTCATGAAAATTATGGTCATAGCGGCCAACCAGTGCTACTTTATTACCTAAAATCACATCATTACCAATTTTACAATTGGTTTCAATCTGCGAATCTCTACCTATATAAAAGTTTCTGCCTGTTATAATGTTATCCTTCGCCCATAACCTTACCCTGGCACCGGCATGAAAATTTTGGCCTAAGTTGTAATTTCTCCATTTTACTTTTACTAAGTACAAGTCACGGAGCTTTTTAAGGAACTTAATCATAAGCTATTCTTAACTTTTAATATTAAGGTTTCTACTTTAGATATAATACGCGCTCTGAGCCCCATCTTTAACGAAAATTTTTCATGATAGTAAGGATGTATAGCTACGGCATCAGGCAATTGAAACTCAAGCGAATGTTCGGTATCTAATAAGGGTCTATAGCGCCGGTCTGATCCATTTGTATGAGTTGCTGAATTATCAAATCCGTTATTATAAACTTTAGATCTAACCGGATACAAAGTAAGTCCTTTAACTTTATATTGATAATAAAACCATCGGATAGCCCATGAATCCAGTAAGCCATTCATTTGATTACGCAACATTTTGTTCAAGTCTGACCCACCCTTAGCAAAAGCCCTTTGCCGGCGCTTATCTCGCCTGAAAGAATCATAATCTTTTACTTTCCAGTCCACATCGCTCCATTTGTTTTTCCAGGTTGCCCACCCCCATGACCATCCACGCTCTAAAAAATAAGCATCCGAATTTTCATAGGTACATTCACCTAAATCAAATGAATAACCTGATATTGAAAATACCGAAGCTGAATTTCTGTATTTATTTAAGGCTTGATTCATGAACGTTAAAAAGTTGGGTGTTGTTAATAAATCATCTTCAAGAACAATTACTTCATTATGGTTTTCCAGAACTTCAGTAACACCTTGTATTATAGAGTTTGCCAAGCCTTTATTTACTTCTGCTTCTTTAATCGTAATACTTTTGAATCCCGATACATCTTTCAGGAATTCTCGAACACTTTTTACTTGTTCCCGATCCGAATCATTCTTGGCGCCATCGGAAAAAATATAAAGGTTTGACTCTTTAGCCAAAACATTTTTCTTTAAAGCCTCTATGGATTGCTTTAAAGGCTCTAATCTCTTATATGTAAAAACTAAAACTGGTGCAAGGTTCATAATCATATATTTTAAGGTTCGCGTACTTATATTGCTGAGTGTTAGTTGATAGTTAATATATACTTATGATTAACAGCTGCTAGTTTTCCAAACAAGCAACTATCAGAATTATTTAAAAGCCATATACGGATAATAATTTTTCACTTCCTAGAAAAAAGGTACTACTGCTAGTTTAAATAGGATTGCTGAACAATATGCTTAATCTTGTTCTCCCATGTTTGCTTCAATGCAAAAGCATTGGCAGCCTTACTCATAGATGTTACTAAAGCAGGTTCATTATATAACGTTAATATAGCTTTATTTAGTTCATTGATTGCTTCTTCAGGTGTATCACAAGAGCATCTAAATCCGGTCTCATCATTAACAATAATGCCTTGTCCATGCAAATTTAAGGTAACTACAGGCATACCATAAGCCATGGCTTCAATCAACTGAGCCGGACAGGAATCTCTCAGGGAAGTAAAAAAGAATACATCACAATCTGCATAAAAGCCTTTTACATGCTCAAACGGTACCTTTCCCTTCCAAAAAACGGTATTTTGCAATCCTTTCTCTTCAATTGACTTTAACAATGAGTCTCTTTGTTCACCATCACCAACAATGGTTAGTGTGATACCGGGATAAGATTTTAACTTCTCCATTACTTCCAACAAAACTAACACACCTTTTCGGGGCATCATTCGGCCTACCCACAAGAGATTGAGTTTGCCGGGCTGTGTAACTTTATGTTGAAATTGACTTGGAAAAAAGGTTGATGGCAGAGCAGCATCTAATGTATAATGTACAGGTGAAGAACTGATCTTTTTAACCATAGTAGCGGTGTCATGATTAGAAACCCAAACGGCTGATGCTTTATTCAGCATACTTTTGCAAGCTGGATTGTATTTCATTAGAAACGCTGAAACCTTTTCACGCTTTTCTTCAGCCCCCCAACCTGATTCAAAATACTTTTTAAAACTTACTGGCGATTGCTGCCCACCACCAGCAGGCCCGAAAACAAATGGTACCGGAAGCTTATACATGAATGAACCCAACTGCACACTACCCCAAGTAACATGGTGAGCTATATCAAATGCCATTTGCGTGTGTAATGCTTTGGCTGCCTTGTAGGCAAACCATTGCCACATAATATAGTATAGATACATGCTCGCCTGAGATTTGGCGTATAACTTTTCAGCTCCAAATGGTAATTGAACATAGTGGAAAAACAAGTTATCAGGTACATTAACCTTTTCAATATTCGCTTTTCCTTCTATACGGGTAAAGCAATGTACTTCTAAACCTTGTTTAGCCAAACCAGTAGCCCAGTTCCAGCCATTACCCGGTTCAGATCCTTGAGTTGGGTCGCAAGCAAATGCAGATAAAAGAACTTTTTTCATTTGTAGAGATGTATGGATATAAGGTGTGCGCAATACTTCTGATTACTTTAAGCAGTATCACCTCTTTACCTCATATCCAATAATGCTTTGCTGATTACTTTATTATACCCGGCATTAATAAGCGCAGGTGAATAGTAAAAAAATGTTTTATGGCAACTAACAAACCAAAATGCCTTTTTTCATAAACGAAAAATTCATTTGGAGGGCCGTAGCTCAAAGGAGAATACAAGTTATTGATCCTGTCTTTTAATTTTACCTGGGGTAAGCGCCATTTTGGTAAAGCATCGTTTCTTTCACAATTTCCTATAAAATTGCCTGTCGTGTAGGATCTTATACCCTCGCTCCGTGCTCGTAACCCATAATCATGATCTCCTATGGCATGTGTAAACTTCCAGTCTAAATTTCCTACTTCATTATAAACAAATTTTGGTATCAAAACACAGTTACCATGAATGATATCACATTCTACTATGTTTACATCCGGATAGTTCATTACAGGTCTGTTACGTTGCAGTTTCCCGCCGCCATAAGTAAGTACACCGGCTTCCAAAGGAGATTCTATACAGCCGCAAATGATTGCTTTATCTTGTGTTTCCTTTGCAGCAGATAATAGTT
This region includes:
- a CDS encoding right-handed parallel beta-helix repeat-containing protein; this translates as MNVCLVVMWKRLRSALLVSLFFMALQPAYAAIASNGVDDTDALQAQLDKGKDLVLTGTLIINRTLIVPSGVNITGGTLVNGNNMSGYLLANGTFLKFQNVSNSVIKNVTFKATNGFHLTGWLDAVVLIKDAVNITVSNCTFNLNQPYGKAGMEAVWITGPQSSKNNILSNKLKTCGIVYAENGASGTLVKGNSIINAHQNALTGTGNNAACASKDVSLIQNTIINAGRMGIEDFRYMDGTTIAANKIKGTGKSIKERVDGMGISCVGYNSKVTGNIIEDAQTYCIESGGNHHILIADNTIIDNELTATGIMSNVTSPPPSSHISNNSITRNNTIKGTYVAIAVFGNNPLNLSIERNNIQNPSSKGIDITSTAVNYQITVSGNHFIFSKAGKDKRTALSTYAATPQVNQLLTVANNILSYNDEIGMSKNTEYGFFITTNYVTFTHNIVSYHKQKVYPFFTNGVKLVGLKAIDNTANGVKL
- a CDS encoding nucleotide-diphospho-sugar transferase; amino-acid sequence: MQYTSAQNKPFQTPVLFLIFNRVGLTQKVFNEIKKIKPKYLYVAADGPRPDNSSDVETCRETRNIIEQIDWDCELKTLFRDKNLGCGPAVSSAISWFFEHVEAGMILEDDCVPNLSFFPFCEELLEKYKDSDVVKFIGGNNFQGGRKRGNASYYFSHYPASWGWATWRRSWQIFRANISESTAEIKSGKLDYVFNSTKEKNHWIKSLYKANRESSSVWDFHFYYSIWKSGGLCITPNQNLVVNMGFFDQATHYFLKDSTKTSVKNETMVFPLVHPDKVEVNREADKYTFNHFYSHSGQRAIRLLRENNIYGILAYLKNRFL
- a CDS encoding CatB-related O-acetyltransferase, producing the protein MIKFLKKLRDLYLVKVKWRNYNLGQNFHAGARVRLWAKDNIITGRNFYIGRDSQIETNCKIGNDVILGNKVALVGRYDHNFHEVGVPIRLASQIRDKDYNWKGLNEKVVIEDDVWVGYGVIIMSGVKIGTGSIIAAGSVVTKDVEAYSIYGGNPAKKITERFPSLENKNEHITVLTSTYFHS
- a CDS encoding glycosyltransferase is translated as MNLAPVLVFTYKRLEPLKQSIEALKKNVLAKESNLYIFSDGAKNDSDREQVKSVREFLKDVSGFKSITIKEAEVNKGLANSIIQGVTEVLENHNEVIVLEDDLLTTPNFLTFMNQALNKYRNSASVFSISGYSFDLGECTYENSDAYFLERGWSWGWATWKNKWSDVDWKVKDYDSFRRDKRRQRAFAKGGSDLNKMLRNQMNGLLDSWAIRWFYYQYKVKGLTLYPVRSKVYNNGFDNSATHTNGSDRRYRPLLDTEHSLEFQLPDAVAIHPYYHEKFSLKMGLRARIISKVETLILKVKNSL
- a CDS encoding glycosyltransferase family 4 protein, which codes for MKKVLLSAFACDPTQGSEPGNGWNWATGLAKQGLEVHCFTRIEGKANIEKVNVPDNLFFHYVQLPFGAEKLYAKSQASMYLYYIMWQWFAYKAAKALHTQMAFDIAHHVTWGSVQLGSFMYKLPVPFVFGPAGGGQQSPVSFKKYFESGWGAEEKREKVSAFLMKYNPACKSMLNKASAVWVSNHDTATMVKKISSSPVHYTLDAALPSTFFPSQFQHKVTQPGKLNLLWVGRMMPRKGVLVLLEVMEKLKSYPGITLTIVGDGEQRDSLLKSIEEKGLQNTVFWKGKVPFEHVKGFYADCDVFFFTSLRDSCPAQLIEAMAYGMPVVTLNLHGQGIIVNDETGFRCSCDTPEEAINELNKAILTLYNEPALVTSMSKAANAFALKQTWENKIKHIVQQSYLN
- a CDS encoding glycosyltransferase family 2 protein yields the protein MPHIAVLMTCHNRKEKTLDCLNLLFNQKGLNQDYTIQVYLVDDGSTDGTGAAVQKQFPMVTTIQGDGNLFWNRGMYTAWEAAAKANEKNDFYLWLNDDTNIYENAILELLSAAKETQDKAIICGCIESPLEAGVLTYGGGKLQRNRPVMNYPDVNIVECDIIHGNCVLIPKFVYNEVGNLDWKFTHAIGDHDYGLRARSEGIRSYTTGNFIGNCERNDALPKWRLPQVKLKDRINNLYSPLSYGPPNEFFVYEKRHFGLLVAIKHFFTIHLRLLMPGIIK